The Drosophila gunungcola strain Sukarami chromosome 3L unlocalized genomic scaffold, Dgunungcola_SK_2 000003F, whole genome shotgun sequence genome contains a region encoding:
- the LOC128258449 gene encoding PHAF1 protein CG7083: protein MLDLEILPENSLGCDAWEFVLGMHFSQAIAIIQSQVGIIKGVQVLYSDTNPLGVDIIINLPQDGVRLIFDPVIQRLKTIEVFNMKLVKLRYGGVYFNSPEVLPSIEQIEHSFGATHPGVYDAAKQLFALHFRGLSFYFPVDNKLHSGYAHGLGSLVFLNGASPVVSKMSLYAGSNVAENRAPSLPLACYHRQMYLESAAVLRTSFGHTKGLKLKLFTEGSGRALEPRRQCFTRELLFGDSCEDVATSLGAPNRIFFKSEDKMKIHSSSVNRQAQSKRSDIFFNYFTLGIDVLFDARTQTCKKFILHTNYPGHFNFNMYHRCEFQFLLQADRPSMSDSGHDLVTPTKQDHVNISAYTKWDEISSALATSERPVVLHRASSTNTANPFGSTFCYGYQDLIFEVMPNSHIASVTLYNTAPPRQPAHSWQQHKMQDIRLTVA from the coding sequence atgCTAGATCTGGAGATCCTGCCGGAGAATTCCTTGGGCTGCGATGCCTGGGAATTTGTGCTGGGCATGCACTTCTCGCAGGCCATCGCCATCATCCAGTCGCAGGTGGGCATCATCAAGGGAGTCCAGGTCCTGTACTCGGACACCAATCCGCTGGGCGTGGACATTATCATCAACCTGCCGCAGGATGGCGTCCGTCTGATCTTCGATCCCGTCATCCAGCGCCTGAAGACAATCGAGGTTTTCAACATGAAGCTGGTAAAACTGCGGTATGGCGGCGTCTACTTCAACTCCCCGGAGGTCCTGCCCAGCATCGAGCAAATCGAGCACTCCTTCGGAGCCACCCATCCCGGGGTTTACGATGCAGCCAAGCAACTCTTTGCCCTACACTTCCGCGGGCTCAGCTTCTACTTCCCGGTGGACAACAAGCTGCACTCAGGCTACGCCCATGGACTGGGCTCCCTGGTCTTTCTGAACGGAGCCTCGCCTGTCGTGTCCAAGATGTCCCTGTACGCGGGCAGCAACGTGGCGGAGAATAGGGCTCCATCTCTCCCGCTGGCCTGCTATCACCGTCAGATGTACTTGGAATCGGCTGCAGTACTCCGCACCTCGTTTGGTCACACAAAGGGCCTGAAGCTGAAGCTCTTCACGGAGGGCTCAGGCCGAGCATTGGAGCCACGTCGTCAGTGTTTCACGCGGGAGCTGCTCTTCGGCGACAGCTGCGAGGATGTGGCCACGAGTTTGGGTGCACCCAATCGCATCTTCTTCAAGAGCGAGGACAAGATGAAGATACACAGCTCGAGTGTGAATCGGCAAGCGCAGAGCAAGCGGAGCGACATCTTTTTCAACTACTTCACGTTGGGCATCGATGTGCTGTTCGATGCCAGGACGCAGACCTGCAAGAAGTTTATACTGCACACCAACTATCCGGGGCACTTTAACTTCAACATGTACCATCGCTGCGAGTTCCAGTTCCTGCTCCAGGCTGATCGCCCGTCGATGAGCGACAGTGGCCATGATCTGGTGACGCCCACGAAGCAGGACCATGTGAATATAAGCGCCTACACCAAGTGGGATGAGATCAGCAGCGCGTTGGCTACCTCAGAGCGGCCAGTGGTGCTGCATCGGGCTAGCTCGACGAATACGGCGAATCCGTTCGGCTCGACCTTCTGCTACGGCTACCAGGACCTGATCTTCGAGGTTATGCCCAACAGCCACATCGCCTCGGTGACGCTGTACAATACGGCGCCGCCCAGGCAGCCGGCGCACTCCTGGCAGCAGCACAAGATGCAGGACATCCGCCTCACAGTGGCCTAG
- the LOC128258457 gene encoding peroxisome biogenesis factor 2 — translation MLEKNKYVPRVNQIDAIFLNKDIARLIRDNLLENLQAISPVLFIKIQPELDLLIQSAIWFGSVGKRCSTFGQQLLVLAYDAEKLTVSRLMLHFVLTVLPGYVKSWEDRRLTRRVEWFSQAITWAENSALVLNILNYFRFLKTGRKPTLVDYLLGLDYISLRNNQRRDIGYKYLTRELLWGGFMEILGLVLPIINFRKLQRVFKSWTFGQVISGRRVEAGANSVELLAPQMTLSTTCTFCGERPTLPHHMGCGHIYCYYCLSANILTDASFGCPKCGSVCPEDGIQSL, via the exons atgctggagaaaaacaaatatgtacCACGTGTGAATCAG ATAGatgctatttttttaaacaaggaCATTGCCCGCCTGATACGCGACAATCTGCTGGAGAACTTGCAAGCGATATCA CCTGTTTTGTTCATCAAAATCCAGCCCGAGTTGGATTTGCTCATACAATCCGCCATTTGGTTCGGTTCCGTTGGCAAGCGCTGCTCCACTTTTGGCCAGCAGCTCCTGGTCCTGGCCTATGATGCTGAGAAGCTGACCGTGTCTAGGTTGATGCTCCACTTTGTACTGACTGTCCTGCCGGGCTATGTAAAAAGCTGGGAGGATAGACGTCTGACCAGGCGGGTGGAATGGTTCAGTCAGGCCATAACTTGGGCGGAGAACAGTGCGCTGGTGCTGAACATCCTCAACTACTTTCGGTTCCTGAAGACGGGCCGAAAACCCACGCTGGTGGACTACCTTTTGGGATTGGACTACATTAGTCTGAGGAATAATCAGAGAAGGGACATAGGCTACAAGTACCTGACGAGAGAGTTGCTCTGGGGAGGTTTCATG GAAATCCTTGGTCTGGTGCTGCCCATAATCAATTTCCGTAAGCTGCAAAGGGTTTTTAAAAGTTGGACCTTTGGACAGGTGATTTCTGGACGTCGGGTGGAGGCAGGCGCTAACAGTGTAGAGCTCCTGGCCCCGCAAATGACCTTGAGCACCACCTGCACCTTCTGCGGCGAGCGACCCACATTGCCTCACCACATGGGATGTGGccatatttattgttattattgtctGAGCGCCAATATTTTAACGGATGCCAGTTTTGGCTGCCCCAAATGCGGTTCTGTGTGTCCTGAAGATGGAATCCAAAGTCTTTGA
- the LOC128258448 gene encoding heat shock 70 kDa protein 14 codes for MWPRFGIKIGNSTLCIAHVRADGKAEVIANKQGDRVSQACLLWDGVSEIECGLTAKQKMGTRPRQAVAHSFQLLQPKEQLTEEKLASALKEIPCDFDKEELVFRMEHTVPSEKEDQDDRVVTKDLSAYQVTVELLRAELELAHQYHTDGEQAPIAVLSIPSYYPAPAYKLLAEAAQTAGFHVAQIIAEPTAAVLGYSIGEEQAEQRRHVLTIKCGGLYSDIAFYAVQNGLFVQLATFGPFPIGGRQFTEALVQFICEEFRRKYKLDPHESRRSIAKIRTAAANCKHILTTMPSTQLYIDSLMDGVDFNAQMSRARFESLIQPVINNLIQQLSECVEQAQKEHPGLSSIDDIVLLGATMQIPKLQAAVGARFPDAKLHNSHSADEVVAIGCARQAVCLIEPLEQQLHKDDNCVVSEDDLFIWHGNDEANAKLVLGRGSVLPAKIRISLPQSEEGKGAEGDNGAASFKLRTGESEILARLPNSTTPEDGLYQLEVEVDLDDKDGNVVPLVRLRCM; via the coding sequence ATGTGGCCGCGATTTGGCATCAAGATTGGCAACAGCACGCTCTGCATCGCCCACGTGCGAGCAGACGGCAAGGCGGAGGTGATCGCCAACAAACAGGGCGACCGTGTGTCCCAGGCGTGCCTTCTCTGGGACGGAGTCTCGGAGATCGAATGCGGCCTCACGGCCAAACAGAAAATGGGCACGCGCCCGCGCCAGGCGGTAGCCCACAGCTTCCAGCTGCTGCAGCCCAAGGAGCAGCTCACGGAAGAGAAACTGGCCAGTGCGCTGAAGGAGATCCCCTGCGACTTTGACAAGGAGGAGCTGGTGTTCCGCATGGAGCACACGGTGCCCTCCGAAAAGGAGGACCAGGACGACCGGGTGGTGACCAAGGACCTGAGCGCCTACCAGGTGACGGTCGAGCTGCTGCGCGCCGAACTGGAGCTGGCCCATCAATACCACACGGACGGGGAACAGGCGCCCATCGCCGTCCTCTCCATACCAAGCTACTATCCCGCCCCGGCCTACAAACTGTTAGCGGAAGCTGCTCAAACCGCCGGCTTCCACGTGGCTCAGATCATTGCCGAGCCCACGGCTGCTGTTTTGGGTTACAGCATCGGCGAGGAGCAAGCGGAGCAGCGCCGCCATGTGCTGACCATCAAATGCGGTGGCCTCTACAGCGACATTGCCTTCTATGCTGTGCAAAACGGCCTGTTCGTTCAGTTGGCCACCTTCGGACCCTTCCCCATCGGTGGTCGCCAGTTCACCGAGGCCTTGGTGCAGTTCATCTGCGAGGAGTTCCGCCGCAAGTACAAGCTGGATCCCCACGAGTCGCGTCGCTCGATTGCCAAGATCCGCACCGCCGCCGCCAACTGCAAGCACATCTTGACCACGATGCCCTCCACGCAACTGTATATCGACTCCCTGATGGACGGCGTTGACTTCAATGCCCAGATGTCGCGGGCTCGCTTCGAGAGTCTTATCCAGCCGGTGATCAACAATCTTATTCAGCAACTTAGCGAGTGTGTGGAGCAGGCGCAAAAAGAGCACCCCGGCTTGAGTAGCATCGATGACATTGTGCTCCTCGGAGCCACCATGCAGATCCCAAAGCTTCAGGCGGCTGTAGGCGCTCGTTTTCCGGACGCCAAGCTCCACAACAGCCATTCGGCGGACGAGGTGGTGGCCATCGGCTGCGCGCGCCAGGCAGTGTGCTTGATTGAACCGCTTGAACAGCAGCTCCACAAGGACGATAACTGTGTGGTGTCCGAGGATGATCTGTTCATCTGGCATGGCAATGACGAGGCCAACGCCAAGCTGGTCCTCGGAAGAGGTAGCGTTCTGCCCGCCAAGATACGGATATCACTGCCTCAATCTGAGGAGGGCAAGGGTGCTGAAGGAGACAATGGGGCCGCTTCTTTTAAGCTGCGCACCGGAGAGAGCGAAATACTGGCCCGCCTGCCGAACAGCACGACGCCGGAGGATGGACTCTACCAGCTGGAGGTCGAGGTGGACCTGGACGATAAGGACGGCAACGTGGTGCCGCTGGTGCGACTGCGCTGCATGTGA
- the LOC128258450 gene encoding DNA primase small subunit, protein MPELDQENQAPEQQTSAVPAYNPEVLQDMLPVYYRRLFPHQPFYRWLSYGLTEDGVFCNREISFTLQDDIYIRYLCFESQAELEKEICSRNPVKIDIGPVMHTRPKNHRTVPGGLTPVQRELVFDIDMTDYDDVRTCCSGAGVCLKCWKFMVLAARILDVALREDFGFEHIIWIFSGRRGIHCWVCDHQARHLDGRGRFAVAEYLNIISYINFSGSNSPRCPMGDRPHHSLKRALKIAEPMFEEIILEDQNLFGTPKGVSKLLNMVHDDPARGDLESYLQKNVEDGAHSRLVWESFIKYANSMRTSTANAWSRKLKNIVQEVQLGLLYPRLDINVTRGFNHLLKAPFCIHPATGKVCVPFSVSAVAKFDPTTVPTITQLLHEINAFDDKSKSYMEAPEDKSRIKDHKKTSMFKGVVVFEEFLRKLERSHKAATLQF, encoded by the exons ATGCCAGAACTAGATCAGGAAAACCAAGCTCCAGAGCAGCAGACGTCAGCTGTGCCTGCCTACAATCCTGAGGTCCTGCAGGACATGCTGCCCGTGTACTACAGACGTCTCTTTCCCCACCAGCCCTTCTACCGCTGGCTTTCTTATGGGTTGA CTGAAGATGGTGTCTTCTGCAATCGTGAGATATCCTTTACGCTTCAGGACGATATCTACATTCGTTACCTATGCTTTGAAAGCCAGGCCGAGTTGGAAAAGGAGATCTGCTCGAGGAATCCAGTTAAGATCGATATAGGACCAGTGATGCACACTAGACCCAAGAACCATCGTACTGTTCCAGGAGGACTAACGCCCGTGCAACGTGAGCTGGTCTTTGATATTGACATGACGGATTACGATGATGTGCGCACCTGTTGCTCGGGAGCAGGCGTGTGCCTTAAGTGCTGGAAGTTCATGGTGCTGGCTGCGAGGATTTTGGATGTAGCATTGCGCGAGGATTTCGGCTTTGAGCACATTATCTGGATTTTCTCTGGACGTCGTGGTATCCATTGCTGGGTATGCGACCACCAAGCTCGTCACTTGGACGGACGTGGTCGCTTTGCCGTGGCGGAGTACCTGAACATCATTTCTTATATCAACTTCTCGGGCAGCAATTCACCCAGGTGTCCAATGGGAGATCGCCCGCATCATAGTTTAAAGCGAGCCCTGAAGATAGCAGAGCCCATGTTTGAGGAGATTATACTGGAGGATCAGAATTTGTTTGGTACGCCCAAGGGAGTTAGCAAACTCTTAAACATGGTCCACGATGATCCGGCCCGAGGCGATCTGGAATCGTATCTGCAAAAGAATGTAGAGGACGGAGCACACTCGCGACTCGTGTGGGAGAGCTTTATCAAGTACGCCAACTCCATGAGAACGTCCACGGCAAACGCCTGGAGTCGCAAGCTCAAGAACATAGTGCAAGAAGTCCAGCTGGGACTGCTCTATCCACGTTTGGACATCAACGTCACCAGGGGATTCAACCATTTGCTGAAGGCCCCATTCTGCATTCATCCGGCAACAGGAAAGGTTTGTGTGCCATTCAGTGTGAGTGCTGTGGCCAAGTTTGATCCCACCACGGTGCCAACAATCACCCAGCTGCTCCACGAGATCAACGCTTTCGATGACAAGAGCAAGAGCTACATGGAGGCGCCGGAGGACAAGAGCCGGATCAAGGACCACAAGAAGACCAGCATGTTCAAGGGCGTTGTGGTTTTTGAGGAATTTCTGCGTAAACTGGAGCGCAGCCATAAAGCTGCCACTTtgcagttttaa